From a single Schistosoma mansoni strain Puerto Rico chromosome 4, complete genome genomic region:
- a CDS encoding putative es2 protein: protein MVNTVSLRIEVHFVSILIILKRVDIELGSNLETLGDPTAMSLDKYMANNTTEDDASFAELVEENERKQRIKLAPFFPSLQCSAPAPLDNPKTLALPGVSNAVVGPRVTITGNNAVHFNPDGTSQTREELLEFLSKERKIVSTNTRFKRPFPVNLEKKRTMKHLLAAKLGRIGLNGLEMNSPYGTPQASGYKFLDSSPSPMAMFPHTPLMTWGELDSTPFRLDDSETTPSVVSGGPAFRIPSPSQREQLAHQLADKASRQRVRDRLEAVKRMQSAASSPSRSLLSPAALRLLASSSSIINNEPNSRPSTGTARIGGQTCSPLPKVNTPRRVPSDLGVVRRPNSARSTPHCESVKPNTTEKKIPPERGDIQVDKPESSSSITDNLLNLKCQNL from the exons ATGGTGAACACAGTGAGCTTAAGGATCGAAGTGCACTTTGTATCGATTCTCATAATCCTGAAAAGAGTAGACATTGAATTGGGAAGTAACTTGGAGACTTTAGGTGATCCAACTGCTATGTCTTTGGATAAATACATGGCTAATAATACGACGGAAGACGATGCATCCTTCGCGGAGCTAGTTGAAGAAAACGAAAGAAAGCAGCGAATTAAGCTGGCCCCTTTTTTCCCTTCTCTTCAGTGTTCTGCACCT GCACCTTTAGACAATCCAAAAACCTTGGCTCTCCCTGGTGTTTCAAATGCTGTTGTTGGACCTAGGGTCACAATTACTGGGAACAATGCTGTTCATTTTAATCCTGATGGTACGTCTCAAACCAGGGAGGAATTGCTGGAATTTTTGTCAAAGGAACGTAAAATCGTGTCGACTAATACTCGATTCAAGAGACCTTTCCCAGTGAATCTGGAAAAAAAACGTACAATGAAACATTTACTTGCAGCAAAGCTG GGTCGTATCGGCCTTAATGGTTTAGAAATGAACTCACCATACGGAACTCCTCAGGCTTCTGGGTATAAATTTCTTGATTCTTCCCCTTCACCAATGGCAATGTTTCCTCACACACCTTTGATGACTTGGGGTGAATTGGATTCGACACCTTTCCGACTAGATGACAGCGAAACGACACCATCAGTTGTATCTGGTGGTCCAGCCTTTCGTATCCCATCTCCTTCTCAACGTGAACAGCTTGCCCATCAATTAGCAGATAAAGCAAGTCGTCAACGTGTGCGTGATCGTTTGGAAGCAGTTAAAAGAATGCAGTCAGCAGCGTCAAG TCCGTCACGGTCGCTACTCTCTCCTGCTGCTCTTCGTTTACTCGCTTCCAGCTCATCGATTATAAATAACGAACCAAACAGCCGACCTTCAACTGGCACTGCTCGTATTGGTGGGCAGACATGTTCTCCTCTTCCTAAAGTCAATACTCCTCGGCGCGTTCCATCTGATTTGGGTGTTGTTAGACGTCCAAATTCAGCACGTTCAACCCCTCACTGCGAATCTGTGAAACCGAACACTACTGAAAAGAAAATTCCTCCAGAACGCGGTGATATCCAGGTCGATAAACCTGAATCTTCTTCATCGATTACAGATAACTTACTGAATTTAAAATGTCAAAATTTGTGA
- a CDS encoding putative es2 protein encodes MDQVSSKVIHDVSGRKKLISFNPIQGRITTQTVRDEEEYMEHLGKIIQRDFFPSLTTNEEKGVDGEHSELKDRSALCIDSHNPEKSDPTAMSLDKYMANNTTEDDASFAELVEENERKQRIKLAPFFPSLQCSAPAPLDNPKTLALPGVSNAVVGPRVTITGNNAVHFNPDGTSQTREELLEFLSKERKIVSTNTRFKRPFPVNLEKKRTMKHLLAAKLGRIGLNGLEMNSPYGTPQASGYKFLDSSPSPMAMFPHTPLMTWGELDSTPFRLDDSETTPSVVSGGPAFRIPSPSQREQLAHQLADKASRQRVRDRLEAVKRMQSAASSPSRSLLSPAALRLLASSSSIINNEPNSRPSTGTARIGGQTCSPLPKVNTPRRVPSDLGVVRRPNSARSTPHCESVKPNTTEKKIPPERGDIQVDKPESSSSITDNLLNLKCQNL; translated from the exons ATGGATCAAGTATCGTCTAAAGTGATACACGATGTTAGTGGTCGGAAGAAACTTATTAGTTTCAATCCAATCCAGGGTCGAATCACAACTCAAACAGTCCGGGATGAAGAAGAATATATGGAG cATCTGGGAAAAATAATACAACGGGATTTTTTCCCTAGCCTTACAACAAACGAAGAAAAGGGAGTCGATGGTGAACACAGTGAGCTTAAGGATCGAAGTGCACTTTGTATCGATTCTCATAATCCTGAAAAGA GTGATCCAACTGCTATGTCTTTGGATAAATACATGGCTAATAATACGACGGAAGACGATGCATCCTTCGCGGAGCTAGTTGAAGAAAACGAAAGAAAGCAGCGAATTAAGCTGGCCCCTTTTTTCCCTTCTCTTCAGTGTTCTGCACCT GCACCTTTAGACAATCCAAAAACCTTGGCTCTCCCTGGTGTTTCAAATGCTGTTGTTGGACCTAGGGTCACAATTACTGGGAACAATGCTGTTCATTTTAATCCTGATGGTACGTCTCAAACCAGGGAGGAATTGCTGGAATTTTTGTCAAAGGAACGTAAAATCGTGTCGACTAATACTCGATTCAAGAGACCTTTCCCAGTGAATCTGGAAAAAAAACGTACAATGAAACATTTACTTGCAGCAAAGCTG GGTCGTATCGGCCTTAATGGTTTAGAAATGAACTCACCATACGGAACTCCTCAGGCTTCTGGGTATAAATTTCTTGATTCTTCCCCTTCACCAATGGCAATGTTTCCTCACACACCTTTGATGACTTGGGGTGAATTGGATTCGACACCTTTCCGACTAGATGACAGCGAAACGACACCATCAGTTGTATCTGGTGGTCCAGCCTTTCGTATCCCATCTCCTTCTCAACGTGAACAGCTTGCCCATCAATTAGCAGATAAAGCAAGTCGTCAACGTGTGCGTGATCGTTTGGAAGCAGTTAAAAGAATGCAGTCAGCAGCGTCAAG TCCGTCACGGTCGCTACTCTCTCCTGCTGCTCTTCGTTTACTCGCTTCCAGCTCATCGATTATAAATAACGAACCAAACAGCCGACCTTCAACTGGCACTGCTCGTATTGGTGGGCAGACATGTTCTCCTCTTCCTAAAGTCAATACTCCTCGGCGCGTTCCATCTGATTTGGGTGTTGTTAGACGTCCAAATTCAGCACGTTCAACCCCTCACTGCGAATCTGTGAAACCGAACACTACTGAAAAGAAAATTCCTCCAGAACGCGGTGATATCCAGGTCGATAAACCTGAATCTTCTTCATCGATTACAGATAACTTACTGAATTTAAAATGTCAAAATTTGTGA